A part of Streptomyces sp. NBC_00557 genomic DNA contains:
- a CDS encoding aldose epimerase family protein — MSELFGTVSDGTPVHRWTLERAGTRVEVLTYGGIVRSVEVPDREGRTADVVLGFPGLDGYLAHPEPFLGALIGRYANRIGHARFPLDGAVYALEPNEGANCLHGGAQGFDKRVWDAEPVEHGVRLSRVSPHGEQGFPGRLEVSATYTLDGSGALHIAYEAVTDAPTVVNLTNHSYFNLAGAGHAGGHELRLAASRITPAGADLIPTGALQDVTGSRFDFRTARKVGSGYDHNFVLDKGVTAAPEQVAELHDPASGRTLTVSTTEPGLQLYTADHLGEPFAPGDGIALETQHFPDSPNQPRFPSTVLRPGEVFRSETVYGFGVR, encoded by the coding sequence ATGAGCGAACTTTTCGGCACGGTTTCCGACGGCACCCCGGTCCACCGCTGGACCCTGGAGCGCGCCGGGACCCGGGTGGAGGTCCTGACGTACGGCGGGATCGTGCGGTCGGTCGAGGTGCCGGACCGGGAGGGCCGGACGGCGGACGTGGTGCTGGGCTTCCCCGGCCTGGACGGCTATCTCGCCCATCCGGAGCCGTTCCTCGGCGCCCTGATCGGCCGGTACGCCAACCGGATCGGGCACGCCCGCTTCCCTCTGGACGGCGCGGTCTACGCCCTGGAGCCGAACGAGGGCGCGAACTGTCTGCACGGTGGCGCGCAGGGCTTCGACAAGCGGGTGTGGGACGCGGAGCCCGTCGAGCACGGGGTGCGGCTGTCCCGGGTGAGTCCGCACGGCGAGCAGGGCTTCCCGGGCCGGCTCGAGGTGTCGGCGACGTACACCCTGGACGGGTCGGGCGCGCTGCACATCGCGTACGAGGCGGTCACGGACGCGCCGACCGTGGTCAACCTGACCAACCACAGCTACTTCAACCTGGCCGGCGCGGGCCACGCGGGCGGGCACGAACTGCGGCTCGCCGCGTCCCGCATCACCCCGGCCGGCGCGGACCTGATCCCGACGGGCGCCCTCCAGGACGTGACCGGCTCCCGGTTCGACTTCCGCACGGCCCGCAAGGTCGGCTCCGGCTACGACCACAACTTCGTGCTGGACAAGGGCGTGACGGCCGCGCCGGAGCAGGTCGCCGAGCTGCACGACCCGGCCTCCGGCCGCACCCTGACCGTGTCGACGACCGAACCGGGCCTCCAGCTCTACACCGCCGACCACCTGGGCGAGCCGTTCGCCCCGGGCGACGGCATCGCGCTGGAGACCCAGCACTTCCCGGACTCCCCGAACCAGCCCCGCTTCCCGAGCACGGTGCTCAGGCCGGGCGAGGTGTTCCGGTCGGAGACGGTGTACGGCTTCGGGGTCCGCTGA
- a CDS encoding EI24 domain-containing protein, which produces MRDLGAGFGHLLKGQRWMARHGRSYGFGLLPGLITLVLYAAALVALAVWGEDAVAWATPFADDWSSPWQGLFRGFLTAVLFALGLLLAVLTFTAVTLLVGQPFYENLSEQVDADVSPDGTAPRSELPLWRELWTSARDSLRVLVRAAVWGVLLFALGFLPVVGQTVVPVIGFFVTGFFLTEELTSVALQRRGVELRARLALLRSRKTLVWGFGTPLGLAFLVPFVAVFLMPGAVAGATLLARELLGEDDEEDAATDAGPAAPTHRAD; this is translated from the coding sequence ATGCGTGATCTCGGGGCGGGATTCGGTCATCTGCTGAAGGGCCAGCGCTGGATGGCCCGGCACGGCCGCTCCTACGGCTTCGGGCTGCTGCCCGGCCTGATCACGCTCGTCCTGTACGCGGCGGCGCTGGTCGCGCTCGCCGTGTGGGGTGAGGACGCGGTCGCCTGGGCGACGCCGTTCGCGGACGACTGGTCCAGCCCGTGGCAGGGCCTGTTCCGCGGCTTTCTGACGGCCGTGCTCTTCGCCCTCGGCCTGCTGCTCGCCGTGCTGACCTTCACCGCCGTCACCCTCCTGGTCGGCCAGCCCTTCTACGAGAACCTGTCGGAGCAGGTCGACGCCGACGTCTCGCCCGACGGCACCGCCCCGCGCTCGGAACTGCCGCTGTGGCGCGAGCTGTGGACATCCGCCCGGGACAGCCTCCGCGTCCTGGTGCGGGCGGCCGTGTGGGGCGTGCTGCTGTTCGCGCTCGGCTTCCTTCCCGTGGTCGGCCAGACGGTCGTCCCCGTGATCGGCTTCTTCGTCACCGGGTTCTTCCTCACCGAGGAGCTCACCTCCGTCGCCCTCCAGCGCCGGGGCGTCGAACTGCGCGCCCGCCTCGCCCTGCTCCGTTCCCGCAAGACCCTGGTCTGGGGCTTCGGCACCCCCCTCGGCCTGGCCTTCCTGGTCCCGTTCGTCGCGGTGTTCCTGATGCCGGGCGCGGTCGCGGGCGCGACCCTGCTCGCCCGTGAACTGCTCGGCGAGGACGACGAGGAGGACGCCGCCACCGACGCCGGCCCGGCCGCGCCCACCCACCGGGCCGACTGA
- a CDS encoding SGNH/GDSL hydrolase family protein, translating into MRKPSSRTRAALAVVAAAVLGLAGCDTAGGSSPAPQGTRARAAEPVWNRSPDSVAAVGDSITRGFDACTVLSDCPEVSWATGSDTEVDSLAVRLLGPAGAARRSWNYAVTGARMADLPEQMSQAAEHGPGLVTVMVGANDACRSSARAMTPVADFRADFEEALHTLRAASPKTQVYVASVPNLKRLWSEGRTSPLGKEVWKLGICPSMLSDADDLTSAAMLRRDRVQQRVVEYNEVLKEVCARDRRCRFDNNAVYDYRFGTGQLSRWDWFHPSKDGQARLAAIAYRTVTAADPVG; encoded by the coding sequence ATGCGCAAGCCGAGCAGCCGTACGCGAGCCGCTCTCGCCGTCGTGGCGGCCGCGGTGCTGGGCCTCGCCGGATGCGACACCGCGGGCGGGAGTTCGCCCGCGCCGCAGGGCACCCGGGCGCGCGCGGCCGAGCCGGTGTGGAACCGCAGCCCGGACTCGGTCGCCGCGGTCGGCGACTCCATCACCCGCGGCTTCGACGCGTGCACGGTGCTGTCGGACTGCCCCGAGGTGTCCTGGGCGACGGGCAGCGACACCGAGGTGGACAGCCTGGCGGTGCGGCTGCTCGGCCCCGCGGGCGCGGCGCGGCGCAGCTGGAACTACGCGGTGACCGGCGCCCGGATGGCGGACCTGCCCGAGCAGATGTCCCAGGCGGCGGAGCACGGCCCCGGACTGGTGACGGTGATGGTGGGCGCCAACGACGCCTGCCGGTCCTCGGCGCGGGCCATGACCCCGGTGGCCGACTTCCGCGCCGACTTCGAGGAGGCCCTGCACACCCTGCGCGCCGCGTCGCCGAAGACGCAGGTGTACGTGGCGAGCGTGCCGAACCTGAAGCGGCTGTGGTCCGAGGGCCGGACCAGTCCGCTGGGCAAGGAGGTGTGGAAGCTCGGCATCTGCCCGTCGATGCTGTCGGACGCGGACGACCTGACCAGCGCGGCCATGCTGCGCCGGGACCGGGTGCAGCAGCGGGTGGTGGAGTACAACGAGGTGCTGAAGGAGGTCTGCGCCCGGGACCGCCGCTGCCGCTTCGACAACAACGCGGTCTACGACTACCGGTTCGGCACCGGCCAGCTCAGCCGCTGGGACTGGTTCCACCCCAGCAAGGACGGCCAGGCGCGGCTCGCGGCGATCGCGTACCGGACGGTCACCGCCGCGGATCCGGTTGGCTAG
- the fabF gene encoding beta-ketoacyl-ACP synthase II has protein sequence MSPTNRTVVVTGIGATTPLGGDAASFWEALVAGKSGVSLLEQEWAADLPVRIAAQIAVDPGEIIPRPQARKLDRSAQFALIAAQEAWKDAGFAARAGEDASVNPDRLGAVIASGIGGVTTLLDQYDILKERGVRRVSPHTVPMLMPNSPAANVGIELGARAGVHTPVSACASGAEAIGYAIEMIRTGRADVVVAGGTEAAIHPLPIAAFGNMMAMSKNNDDPQGASRPFDAGRDGFVLGEGAGVIVLESEEHAKARGARIYAEAVGQGISADAHHITQPEPSGNGIAHALQNLLDSTDLKPAEVVHVNAHATSTPQGDVAEIKALRKVFGDDVDHMAISATKSMTGHLLGGAGGIETVASILALVNRTAPPTINIDDLDPDVNADVVRGEARQLPEGRIAALNDSFGFGGHNVVLAFRTI, from the coding sequence GTGAGCCCGACCAATCGCACCGTGGTCGTCACCGGTATCGGCGCAACCACACCGCTGGGTGGCGACGCAGCTTCGTTCTGGGAGGCCCTGGTCGCCGGCAAGTCCGGCGTCAGCCTCCTGGAGCAGGAGTGGGCGGCCGACCTGCCGGTCCGTATCGCCGCGCAGATCGCCGTGGATCCCGGCGAGATCATCCCCCGGCCGCAGGCCCGGAAGCTGGACCGCTCGGCGCAGTTCGCGCTGATCGCCGCTCAGGAGGCCTGGAAGGACGCCGGGTTCGCCGCCAGGGCCGGCGAGGACGCGTCCGTGAACCCCGACCGCCTCGGCGCGGTCATCGCCTCCGGCATCGGCGGCGTGACGACGCTCCTGGACCAGTACGACATCCTCAAGGAGCGGGGCGTCCGCCGCGTCTCCCCGCACACCGTGCCGATGCTGATGCCCAACTCCCCGGCGGCCAACGTCGGCATCGAGCTGGGCGCCCGCGCCGGTGTGCACACCCCCGTCTCGGCCTGCGCCTCGGGCGCGGAGGCCATCGGGTACGCGATCGAGATGATCCGCACCGGGCGTGCGGACGTGGTCGTGGCCGGTGGCACCGAGGCCGCCATCCACCCGCTGCCGATCGCCGCGTTCGGCAACATGATGGCGATGTCCAAGAACAACGACGACCCGCAGGGCGCCTCCCGTCCCTTCGACGCCGGCCGTGACGGCTTCGTGCTCGGCGAGGGCGCCGGCGTGATCGTCCTGGAGTCCGAGGAGCACGCCAAGGCCCGCGGCGCCCGGATCTACGCCGAGGCGGTCGGCCAGGGCATCTCCGCCGACGCCCACCACATCACGCAGCCGGAGCCGTCCGGCAACGGCATCGCGCACGCGCTGCAGAACCTGCTGGACAGCACGGACCTGAAGCCGGCCGAGGTCGTGCACGTGAACGCCCACGCCACGTCGACGCCGCAGGGCGACGTCGCCGAGATCAAGGCGCTGCGCAAGGTGTTCGGCGACGACGTCGACCACATGGCGATCTCCGCGACGAAGTCGATGACCGGTCACCTGCTGGGCGGCGCCGGCGGCATCGAGACCGTCGCGTCGATCCTGGCGCTGGTCAACCGCACGGCTCCGCCGACGATCAACATCGACGACCTCGACCCCGACGTCAACGCGGACGTGGTCCGCGGCGAGGCCCGTCAGCTGCCCGAGGGCCGCATCGCCGCGCTGAACGACTCGTTCGGCTTCGGCGGGCACAACGTGGTGCTGGCGTTCCGGACGATCTGA
- a CDS encoding MarR family winged helix-turn-helix transcriptional regulator, producing the protein MSTPSKTRRPDALTMEVVELIGDVVARFYADYEKAAGEHALTGPQARLLSLLSLEPLPMRKLAQKLKCEPSNVTGIVDRLESRGLVERRPDPADRRVKLAAATDEGVRLATGLREGLRFAREPLAGLSEEERRSLRDLLRRMLDA; encoded by the coding sequence ATGTCCACCCCATCGAAGACCCGCCGCCCCGACGCCCTCACCATGGAGGTCGTCGAACTGATCGGTGACGTCGTCGCCCGTTTCTACGCGGACTACGAGAAGGCGGCGGGCGAGCACGCGCTGACCGGACCCCAGGCCCGGCTGCTCAGCCTGCTCTCGCTGGAGCCGCTGCCCATGCGGAAGCTGGCGCAGAAGCTCAAGTGCGAGCCGTCCAACGTCACCGGGATCGTGGACCGGCTGGAGTCCCGGGGCCTGGTCGAGCGGCGCCCGGACCCCGCCGACCGCCGGGTGAAGCTGGCCGCAGCCACCGACGAGGGCGTCCGCCTCGCCACCGGCCTGCGCGAGGGCCTGCGCTTCGCCCGCGAGCCCCTCGCCGGCCTGTCGGAGGAGGAGCGCCGCTCCCTGCGCGACCTGCTCCGCCGGATGCTGGACGCCTGA
- a CDS encoding serine hydrolase domain-containing protein — MTQQITVHGTVAEGFEAVREEFAAFVAAERDDYEGQLCAYVHGRRVVDLWAGGEADSLYGVFSSTKGAAHLVVALLVQDGTLELDRKVTYYWPEFGAEGKGAVTLRELVTHRAGLVGIDAGFSAEELADDRAMAERLADQKPFWRPGTAFGYHALVIGALTGEVVRRATGHTLQEVYEERVRAPYGMDFFLGLPESQERRFRPVRPMAPTPEQQALLDAEPAGPHTLASIAFNAHAPQPLTLEEYANSRLVRAKGPASAGGVASARGLATMYAAAISELDDRPPLLKPDTVAEVGQIHSTGYDLVARAHKSYGLGFQATADVWHPVLGAGAFGHSGAGGSQAFADPRSGLAYGYTRRRMAFPGGAAPENERFVRAVHQAALAG, encoded by the coding sequence ATGACGCAGCAGATCACCGTCCACGGCACGGTCGCCGAGGGCTTCGAGGCGGTGCGCGAGGAGTTCGCCGCCTTCGTCGCCGCCGAACGCGACGACTACGAGGGCCAGTTGTGCGCGTATGTGCACGGTCGGCGGGTCGTCGACCTGTGGGCGGGCGGCGAGGCGGACTCGCTGTACGGCGTGTTCTCGTCCACGAAGGGCGCCGCGCATCTGGTGGTGGCCCTCCTGGTGCAGGACGGCACGCTGGAGCTGGACCGCAAAGTGACCTACTACTGGCCCGAGTTCGGCGCCGAGGGCAAGGGCGCGGTGACCCTGCGGGAGCTGGTGACGCACCGGGCGGGCCTGGTCGGGATCGACGCCGGGTTCTCCGCCGAGGAACTGGCCGACGACCGGGCGATGGCCGAACGGCTCGCCGACCAGAAGCCGTTCTGGCGCCCGGGGACGGCCTTCGGCTACCACGCGCTCGTGATCGGCGCCCTCACCGGAGAGGTGGTCCGCCGGGCCACGGGGCACACGCTGCAGGAGGTGTACGAGGAGCGGGTGCGCGCGCCGTACGGCATGGACTTCTTCCTGGGGCTGCCCGAGTCCCAGGAGCGCCGCTTCCGCCCGGTCCGGCCGATGGCCCCCACCCCCGAGCAGCAGGCCCTGCTGGACGCCGAGCCGGCCGGCCCGCACACGCTGGCCTCGATCGCCTTCAACGCGCACGCGCCGCAGCCGCTCACGCTGGAGGAGTACGCCAACTCCCGTCTCGTACGCGCCAAGGGGCCGGCGTCGGCGGGCGGCGTCGCCTCCGCGCGGGGGCTCGCGACGATGTACGCGGCGGCGATCAGCGAACTGGACGACCGCCCGCCGCTGCTCAAGCCCGACACCGTCGCCGAGGTGGGCCAGATCCACTCCACCGGCTACGACCTGGTGGCCCGCGCCCACAAGTCGTACGGCCTCGGCTTCCAGGCCACCGCCGACGTGTGGCACCCGGTCCTGGGCGCCGGCGCCTTCGGCCACAGCGGCGCGGGCGGCTCCCAGGCCTTCGCGGACCCCCGCAGCGGCCTCGCCTACGGCTACACGCGCAGGCGGATGGCGTTTCCGGGGGGCGCGGCCCCGGAGAACGAACGCTTCGTGCGGGCGGTGCACCAGGCGGCACTGGCCGGCTGA
- a CDS encoding NADP-dependent oxidoreductase, which yields MINREWHLLSRPVGWPKPEDFALVETPVPAPGEGQVLVRNKYLSVDPYMRGRMSAAKSYAAPYELGKVMQGGAVGEVLESNAEDIAPGDHVLHFFGWREYAVMDGKHAVKVDPEAAPLSTYLGVLGMTGLTAYAGLLRTASFTEGDIVFVSGAAGAVGSQVGQIAKLKGASRVIGSAGSDEKVKLLLDEYGFDAAFNYKNGPVSEQLRQAAPDGIDVYFDNVGGDHLEAAVGSLRERGRIAVCGMISVYNDTEPAPGPRNLARLIQTRGRIEGFLVGDHYDLQPQFVREVGPWVASGRLKYRETVVEGIENNLEAFLGVLRGDNTGKMIVKL from the coding sequence ATGATCAACCGCGAGTGGCATCTGCTCAGCCGTCCCGTGGGCTGGCCGAAGCCCGAGGACTTCGCGCTCGTCGAGACCCCGGTGCCGGCCCCGGGCGAGGGCCAGGTGCTGGTGCGGAACAAGTACCTCTCGGTAGACCCGTACATGCGGGGCCGAATGAGTGCCGCGAAGTCGTACGCCGCGCCGTACGAGCTGGGCAAGGTCATGCAGGGCGGCGCGGTCGGCGAGGTGCTCGAGTCCAACGCCGAGGACATCGCGCCCGGCGACCACGTCCTGCACTTCTTCGGCTGGCGGGAGTACGCGGTCATGGACGGCAAGCACGCCGTCAAGGTCGACCCGGAGGCCGCTCCCCTGTCGACGTACCTCGGCGTCCTCGGCATGACGGGCCTGACGGCCTATGCCGGCCTGCTGCGCACCGCCTCCTTCACGGAGGGGGACATCGTCTTCGTGTCCGGCGCCGCGGGCGCCGTGGGCAGCCAGGTCGGACAGATCGCCAAGCTCAAGGGAGCCTCGCGGGTCATCGGCTCGGCCGGGTCCGACGAGAAGGTGAAGCTGCTGCTGGACGAGTACGGCTTCGACGCCGCGTTCAACTACAAGAACGGGCCGGTGAGCGAGCAGCTGCGGCAGGCCGCGCCGGACGGCATCGACGTGTACTTCGACAACGTCGGCGGGGACCACCTGGAGGCGGCCGTCGGCTCCCTGCGCGAGCGCGGCCGGATCGCGGTCTGCGGCATGATCTCGGTCTACAACGACACCGAGCCCGCGCCGGGCCCGAGGAACCTCGCCCGCCTCATCCAGACCCGGGGCCGCATCGAGGGCTTCCTGGTCGGCGACCACTACGACCTGCAGCCGCAGTTCGTGCGGGAGGTCGGGCCGTGGGTCGCCTCGGGGCGGCTGAAGTACCGGGAGACGGTCGTCGAGGGCATCGAGAACAACCTGGAGGCGTTCCTCGGCGTCCTGCGCGGCGACAACACCGGGAAGATGATCGTCAAGCTCTGA
- a CDS encoding ketoacyl-ACP synthase III, whose product MAKIKPSKGAPYARILGVGGYRPTRVVPNEVILERIDSSDEWIRSRSGIETRHWAGPEETVAAMSIEAGGKAIADAGIAAEQIGAVVVSTVSHFNQTPAVATEIADKLGTDKAAAFDISAGCAGFGYGLTLAKGMVVEGSAEYVLVIGVERLSDLTDLEDRATAFLFGDGAGAVVVGPSQEPAIGPTVWGSEGDKAETIKQTVPWDRFRIGDVSQLPLDSEGNIKFPAITQEGQAVFRWAVFEMAKVAQQALDAAGISSEELDVFIPHQANVRIIDSMVKTLKLPEHVTVARDIRTTGNTSAASIPLAMERLLATGEAKSGDTALVIGFGAGLVYAATVVTLP is encoded by the coding sequence ATGGCGAAGATCAAGCCCAGCAAGGGTGCCCCGTATGCGCGCATCCTCGGTGTCGGCGGCTACCGGCCGACCCGGGTCGTGCCCAACGAGGTGATCCTGGAGCGGATCGACTCCTCCGACGAGTGGATCCGCTCCCGCTCCGGCATCGAGACCCGGCACTGGGCCGGTCCCGAGGAGACCGTGGCCGCGATGTCGATCGAGGCCGGCGGCAAGGCGATCGCCGACGCCGGCATCGCCGCCGAGCAGATCGGCGCCGTGGTCGTCTCGACGGTCTCGCACTTCAACCAGACCCCGGCCGTCGCCACCGAGATCGCCGACAAGCTGGGCACGGACAAGGCCGCCGCCTTCGACATCTCGGCGGGCTGCGCGGGCTTCGGCTACGGCCTGACCCTCGCCAAGGGCATGGTGGTGGAAGGTTCCGCCGAGTACGTGCTCGTCATCGGCGTGGAGCGGCTCAGCGACCTGACCGACCTGGAGGACCGGGCCACCGCCTTCCTGTTCGGCGACGGCGCCGGCGCGGTCGTCGTCGGCCCCTCCCAGGAGCCGGCCATCGGCCCGACCGTGTGGGGCTCCGAGGGCGACAAGGCCGAGACGATCAAGCAGACCGTCCCCTGGGACCGCTTCAGGATCGGCGACGTCTCCCAGCTGCCCCTGGACAGCGAGGGCAACATCAAGTTCCCCGCCATCACGCAGGAGGGCCAGGCGGTGTTCCGCTGGGCCGTGTTCGAGATGGCGAAGGTCGCCCAGCAGGCGCTGGACGCGGCCGGTATCAGCTCGGAAGAGCTGGACGTCTTCATCCCGCACCAGGCCAACGTGCGGATCATCGACTCGATGGTGAAGACCCTCAAACTGCCGGAGCACGTCACGGTCGCCCGTGACATCCGCACCACCGGCAACACCTCGGCCGCCTCGATTCCGCTCGCGATGGAGCGGCTCCTGGCGACCGGGGAGGCGAAGAGCGGCGACACCGCGCTCGTCATCGGATTCGGGGCGGGTCTCGTCTACGCCGCCACGGTCGTTACCCTCCCCTAG
- a CDS encoding DUF3145 domain-containing protein, whose product MTTRGVLYVHSAPRALCPHVEWAVAGVLGTRVSLDWIRQPAAPGTWRSEFSWQGEAGTASKLASALRGWHLLRFEVTAEPCPTAEGERYSCTPDLGIFHAVTGIHGDILIPEDRLRAALTRSQRGETDLEAEIAKLLGKPWDDELEPFRYAGEGAPVRWLHQVV is encoded by the coding sequence GTGACGACACGTGGAGTTCTGTACGTGCACTCCGCGCCGCGCGCGCTGTGCCCGCACGTCGAGTGGGCCGTCGCCGGGGTGCTCGGCACACGCGTCAGCCTCGACTGGATCCGGCAGCCCGCCGCCCCCGGGACCTGGCGCTCGGAGTTCTCCTGGCAGGGCGAGGCCGGTACGGCCTCCAAGCTGGCCTCCGCGCTGCGCGGCTGGCACCTGCTGCGCTTCGAGGTCACCGCCGAGCCCTGCCCGACGGCCGAGGGCGAGCGCTACAGCTGCACCCCCGACCTCGGCATCTTCCACGCCGTCACCGGCATCCACGGCGACATCCTCATCCCCGAGGACCGCCTCCGCGCGGCCCTGACCCGCTCCCAGCGCGGCGAGACCGACCTCGAGGCCGAGATCGCCAAGCTGCTGGGCAAGCCGTGGGACGACGAACTGGAGCCGTTCCGGTACGCCGGGGAGGGCGCGCCGGTGCGCTGGCTGCACCAGGTGGTCTGA
- a CDS encoding ACP S-malonyltransferase, which produces MLVLVAPGQGAQTPGFLTPWLELPGAADRVAAWSDALGLDLVHYGTQADADAIRDTAVAQPLLVAAGILSAAALGAMSEIAPGAVAGHSVGEITAAAFAGVLDDTAALGLVRKRGLAMADAAAVTETGMSALLGGDPETSVAHLEKLGLTPANINGAGQIVAAGTLEQLAALNEDKPEGVRKVVPLKVAGAFHTHHMAPAVETLAKAAAELTPADPEVTYVSNKDGKAVASGAEVLERLVGQVASPVRWDLCMETFKELGVTALIEVCPGGTLTGLAKRALPGVKTLALKTPDDLDAARALLSEHAGA; this is translated from the coding sequence GTGCTCGTACTCGTCGCTCCCGGCCAGGGCGCCCAGACGCCCGGCTTCCTGACTCCCTGGCTCGAACTGCCCGGTGCCGCCGACCGCGTCGCCGCCTGGTCGGACGCCCTCGGCCTGGACCTGGTGCACTACGGCACCCAGGCCGACGCCGATGCCATCCGCGACACCGCGGTGGCCCAGCCGCTGCTGGTCGCCGCCGGGATCCTGTCCGCCGCGGCACTCGGTGCCATGTCCGAGATCGCCCCTGGCGCGGTCGCCGGGCACAGCGTCGGTGAGATCACCGCGGCCGCCTTCGCGGGCGTGCTGGACGACACCGCCGCGCTGGGCCTGGTCCGCAAGCGGGGCCTGGCGATGGCCGACGCGGCCGCGGTCACCGAGACGGGCATGTCGGCGCTGCTCGGCGGCGACCCCGAGACCTCCGTGGCGCACCTGGAGAAGCTGGGCCTGACCCCGGCGAACATCAACGGGGCGGGCCAGATCGTCGCCGCGGGCACGCTGGAGCAGCTGGCCGCGCTGAACGAGGACAAGCCCGAGGGCGTCCGCAAGGTCGTCCCGCTCAAGGTCGCCGGCGCCTTCCACACGCACCACATGGCGCCCGCCGTCGAGACGCTGGCCAAGGCCGCCGCCGAGCTGACTCCGGCCGACCCCGAGGTGACCTACGTCTCCAACAAGGACGGCAAGGCGGTCGCGAGCGGCGCCGAGGTGCTCGAGCGGCTGGTCGGCCAGGTCGCCAGCCCCGTGCGCTGGGACCTGTGCATGGAGACCTTCAAGGAGCTGGGCGTCACCGCGCTCATCGAGGTGTGCCCGGGCGGCACGCTGACCGGACTGGCCAAGCGCGCGCTGCCCGGCGTGAAGACGCTGGCCCTGAAGACCCCCGACGACCTCGACGCGGCCCGCGCGCTCCTCTCCGAGCACGCCGGCGCCTAA
- a CDS encoding acyl carrier protein — MAATQEEIVAGLAEIVNEIAGIPVEDVQLDKSFTDDLDVDSLSMVEVVVAAEERFDVKIPDEDVKNLKTVGDATDYILKHQA; from the coding sequence ATGGCCGCCACTCAGGAAGAGATCGTCGCCGGTCTCGCCGAGATCGTGAACGAGATCGCCGGGATCCCCGTTGAGGACGTCCAGCTGGACAAGTCCTTCACCGACGACCTGGACGTCGACTCGCTGTCCATGGTCGAGGTCGTCGTCGCCGCCGAGGAGCGCTTCGACGTGAAGATCCCGGACGAGGACGTCAAGAACCTCAAGACCGTCGGCGACGCGACCGACTACATCCTCAAGCACCAGGCCTAA
- a CDS encoding organic hydroperoxide resistance protein, protein MPLTQSDVLYTAVATAENGRDGRVATDDGRLDVVVNPPKEMGGSGAGTNPEQLFAAGYSACFQGALGVVARQEGADVSGATVTAKVGIGKNGDGFGIIVEISASIPDVDAAKARELVQKAHQVCPYSKATRGNISVTLV, encoded by the coding sequence ATGCCCCTCACGCAGTCCGACGTCCTGTACACCGCCGTCGCCACCGCCGAGAACGGCCGGGACGGCCGGGTCGCCACGGACGACGGCCGGCTCGACGTCGTCGTCAACCCGCCGAAGGAGATGGGCGGCAGCGGCGCCGGGACCAACCCGGAGCAGCTGTTCGCCGCGGGATACTCCGCCTGCTTCCAGGGCGCGCTGGGCGTCGTCGCCCGGCAGGAGGGGGCCGACGTCTCCGGGGCGACCGTCACCGCGAAGGTCGGGATCGGCAAGAACGGCGACGGGTTCGGGATCATCGTGGAGATCTCGGCGAGCATTCCGGACGTCGACGCGGCCAAGGCCCGGGAACTGGTCCAGAAGGCACACCAGGTGTGCCCCTACTCGAAGGCGACACGCGGGAACATCAGCGTGACGCTGGTCTGA